The following coding sequences lie in one Silene latifolia isolate original U9 population chromosome 5, ASM4854445v1, whole genome shotgun sequence genomic window:
- the LOC141657511 gene encoding uncharacterized protein LOC141657511, which yields MAQHKPFAPSQPSFHNFSEISDNFRSRSTSISGLVEQWRQLQASLTTVHNSLAGRVKDSDSDDRERIVDLGMKPKVDYAADKMIEGSSDKNNVIELYNRLYDELETKEKRLNEEFARLESKQRLINDVKQEMELKEIEIKEKCEAWELKQVEIKKNCEALELKLKCMNERHMWFDAKEADMDRRCKRIEAKEKELDSRCKKIEAKEKELDKRSQRLGGKEKKVKEVEKELELKEKNLLGRLELKEKLIDERGLAIMAKERHFIVSLESKEKEMEERCRVIKVNEERAMNEICRAVEWRLKRMNEGFNAMEREGKHGLVENLRGKEISVVNEGVSLKGKEVVECCISDHCHELEKEGKQVKASCESLELLGTRVVEYIEPPCLYEDQINESSTKLESSKEKQVEAPCDDLELVCTQVVEYIEPDGLVEDQINESSIKLESCKEKQVEAPCDELELVCTQVVEYIEPDGLVEDQINESSIKLESCKEKQVEAPLDELELVCTQVVEYIEPDGLVEDKINESSIKLESCKEKQVEAPCDELELVCTQVVEYIEPDGLIEDKINESSEELELKEKEIAVPCEDLEVMETRVNECIGGTQGLIMEQINELKEKEVNGKALELRANHDDNLTTQLEGVEAKEALLSCEDAQLEIKQIGDNGKVAEEHIVTCCPIEPECELPGSNAYDIFDRRVSPSSVEVYSEVHMLCKKLDLNGMRSYMCTKEHNILHDNILAALKSAPDPAKLVLDTSWSFFETGLDEVDNDAIRTRCIYLLEQLIKLSPPINPDVEHEAREFAAFWKGRLSLATPVPITHFGYLHLLAAYKLAKSYKGGLLLSCFKTSYFAAKLYPPEKNVDLCCALGVQDEIPDFVRSLIQRQKHLEAVKCISLFKMECDFPPVQLVEAYLELVKQKLDEKLNTKNFPKVDATAVELSHLRGALGSIRNLKLELVLPTDSLSLRIKELEMQTKKMAVKSSRKRYASSSEIRTVQLEKRPRMASGVAPCPQSWSFN from the exons ATGGCGCAACATAAACCTTTCGCACCATCACAACCCTCATTTCACAATTTCTCTGAAATCTCTGACAATTTCCGTTCACGATCGACCTCTATCTCCGGCCTCGTTGAACAATGGCGTCAATTGCAGGCGTCTTTAACGACGGTTCATAACTCGCTAGCCGGCCGAGTTAAGGATTCTGACTCGGACGACAGAGAGCGAATTGTTGATTTAGGGATGAAACCGAAAGTCGATTACGCGGCTGACAAGATGATTGAGGGATCTAGTGACAAAAACAATGTAATTGAGTTATACAATAGGCTATATGATGAACTCGAGACCAAAGAAAAGCGGTTAAATGAGGAATTTGCGAGGTTGGAGAGTAAACAGAGGTTGATCAATGATGTTAAACAAGAAATGGAGTtgaaagaaattgaaattaaGGAGAAATGCGAGGCGTGGGAGTTGAAACAAGTTGAAATTAAGAAGAACTGTGAGGCGTTggagttgaaattgaagtgtatgaaTGAACGTCATATGTGGTTTGATGCAAAGGAGGCGGATATGGATAGACGTTGTAAGAGGATAGAAGCGAAAGAGAAGGAATTGGATAGCCGTTGTAAGAAGATCGAAGCGAAAGAGAAGGAATTGGATAAGCGAAGTCAGAGGTTAGGAGGGAAAGAGAAGAAGGTCAAGGAGGTTGAAAAGGAGTTGGAATTGAAGGAGAAGAATCTATTAGGAAGGCTGGAGTTGAAGGAAAAGCTTATTGATGAGCGTGGTCTAGCTATAATGGCCAAGGAGAGACATTTTATTGTGAGTTTGGAATCAAAGgagaaggagatggaggagcGTTGTAGGGTGATTAAGGTGAATGAGGAGAGAGCCATGAATGAGATTTGTAGGGCGGTTGAATGGAGATTGAAGCGAATGAATGAGGGTTTCAATGCAATGGAAAGGGAGGGAAAACACGGTTTGGTTGAAAATTTGAGAGGTAAAGAGATTAGTGTTGTGAATGAAGGTGTGAGTTTGAAAGGGAAAGAAGTAGTTGAATGTTGCATTAGTGATCATTGTCATGAACTAGAGAAGGAAGGGAAGCAAGTTAAGGCATCATGTGAGAGTTTGGAGTTGTTGGGCACTCGAGTGGTTGAGTACATAGAACCACCATGTTTATATGAGGATCAAATTAACGAGTCTAGTACAAAGTTGGAGTCGAGCAAAGAGAAGCAAGTTGAGGCACCATGTGATGATTTGGAATTGGTGTGCACACAAGTTGTTGAGTATATAGAACCAGATGGTTTAGTTGAGGATCAAATTAACGAGTCTAGTATAAAGTTGGAGTCGTGCAAAGAGAAGCAAGTCGAGGCACCGTGTGATGAATTGGAATTGGTTTGCACACAAGTTGTTGAGTATATAGAACCAGATGGTTTAGTTGAGGATCAAATTAACGAGTCTAGTATAAAGTTGGAGTCGTGCAAAGAGAAGCAAGTCGAGGCACCGCTTGATGAATTGGAATTGGTTTGCACACAAGTTGTTGAGTATATAGAACCAGATGGTTTAGTTGAGGATAAAATTAACGAGTCTAGTATAAAGTTGGAGTCGTGCAAAGAGAAGCAAGTCGAGGCACCGTGTGATGAATTGGAATTGGTTTGCACACAAGTTGTTGAGTATATAGAACCAGATGGTTTAATTGAGGATAAAATTAATGAGTCTAGTGAGGAATTGGAGTTGAAGGAGAAGGAAATTGCGGTACCATGTGAAGATTTGGAGGTGATGGAGACACGAGTTAATGAATGTATAGGAGGAACACAAGGTTTAATTATGGAGCAGATTAACGAGTTGAAGGAGAAGGAAGTGAATGGCAAAGCCTTGGAGTTGAGAGCAAACCATGATGATAATTTGACGACTCAACTGGAGGGTGTGGAGGCAAAGGAGGCACTGCTGAGTTGTGAAGATGCGCAGTTGGAAATCAAGCAAATTGGTGATAATGGCAAGGTGGCAGAGGAGCATATAG TGACCTGCTGCCCGATAGAACCTGAATGCGAACTACCTGGCTCTAATGCCTATGACATATTCGATCGTAGAGTAAGTCCATCGTCTGTGGAGGTCTATTCTGAAGTTCACATGTTATGCAAAAAATTGGACTTAAATGGCATGAGATCTTACATGTGCACGAAGGAGCACAACATATTGCATGACAATATCTTGGCTGCTCTTAAATCTGCGCCTGATCCTGCAAAGCTAGTTCTTGATACCTCTTGGAGTTTCTTTGAAACGGGATTAGATGAAGTTGATAACGATGCTATTAGAACTAGATGCATATATCTACTGGAACAGCTTATAAAGCTCTCACCACCTATCAACCCTGATGTGGAACATGAAGCAAGAGAATTTGCGGCATTTTGGAAAGGAAGATTGAGTTTGGCTACACCCGTTCCTATAACCCATTTTGGGTATCTGCATTTGCTGGCAGCGTACAAGTTAGCCAAGTCTTACAAAGGAGGACTTCTTCTGTCGTGCTTTAAAACTTCTTATTTTGCAGCTAAGTTGTATCCCCCTGAAAAGAATGTTGATTTGTGCTGTGCTTTGGGAGTCCAAGATGAAATTCCTG ATTTTGTCAGATCTCTAATTCAAAGGCAGAAGCATCTCGAGGCAGTTAAGTGCATATCTCTTTTCAAGATGGAATGTGATTTTCCACCTGTACAGCTGGTGGAAGCCTACTTGGAACTTGTGAAGCAAAAGTTGGATGAAAAACTCAACACAAAGAATTTCCCAAAG GTTGATGCTACCGCTGTTGAATTATCACATCTTCGTGGTGCTCTTGGCAGCATCCGAAATCTCAAGCTTGAGTTAGTTTTGCCAACTGATTCTCTCTCATTGCGCATCAAGGAATTGGAGATGCAAACGAAGAAGATGGCCGTGAAATCATCAAGGAAACGCTATGCATCTTCCAGTGAAATACGTACAGTACAGTTAGAGAAGCGACCACGAATGGCGTCTGGTGTGGCTCCTTGTCCTCAATCCTGGTCTTTTAATTGA